The Neurospora crassa OR74A linkage group IV, whole genome shotgun sequence genome has a segment encoding these proteins:
- a CDS encoding general amino acid permease, producing MLSTGVDIEGRPPNLEPVKAADAEKVAGSRADIAHNEVASLSSGTLGDNTHRKLKSRHIQLIGIGGTIGTAFYVQIGKGLLNGGPASLFLAFTIWCTFILAIAMCMAEMVTYLPISSPFIRFAGRYVDEAFGFAAGWNFFIFEAAMVPFELTACNLIIHYWSDAVPVGGIIAITLVIYGLVNLLAVEWYGETEFWAALGKFLLIVGLLIFTFVVMVGGNPLGDRFGFRYWKDPGAFTELYYTGSLGRWLGFLQCLIQASFTIAGPDYVAMAAGEAENPRVVMPRAFNAVFYRLTAFFVLGSLAVGILVPYNDAEMALAFSSGAPGAAASPYVVAMNRLRIRVLPDIVNAMVLTAAFSAGNSYVYCASRSLYGLALEGKAPKALLKCTRSGVPIYCVMIVLCFGLLAFLQVSNSAAVVLSWFISLMTASQLINYSVTCTSYLRWYAALKAQGVSRDKLPYKGLFQPYAGWYGLCGCFVMTFVGGYTVFLPGQWSVATFLFSYTMIGVCPVLFVVWKIVKKTKFHKAEEIDLHKNLDEVEEYQANYVPTPSRNRLEWVLDWLFG from the exons ATGTTGTCAACCGGAGTGGACATCGAGGGACGACCCCCAAACCTCGAACCCGTCAAGGCAGCGGACGCCGAAAAGGTCGCTGGTTCTAGAGCCGATATCGCTCATAATGAGGTCGCTTCCTTGTCTAGTGGCACCCTCGGCGACAATACCCATCGGAAGCTCAAGTCGCGCCATATCCAGCTGATCG GCATCGGAGGCACCATCGGTACGGCCTTTTACGTCCAGATCGGCAAAGGTCTCCTCAACGGAGGGCCTGCCAGCTTGTTTCTGGCCTTCACCATCTGGTGTACCTTTATCCTGGCCATCGCCATGTGCATGGCCGAAATGGTCACCTATCTGCCCATCTCTTCGCCCTTCATTCGCTTTGCGGGCCGGTACGTGGACGAGGCCTTTGGATTCGCTGCAGGCTGGAACTTTTTCATCTTCGAAGCGGCCATGGTGCCCTTTGAACTCACTGCTTGTAACCTGATCATCCACTACTGGAGCGACGCCGTACCTGTAGGCGGCATCATTGCCATTACGCTGGTCATCTACGGCTTGGTCAACCTGCTGGCTGTGGAGTGGTATGGTGAAACCGAGTTCTGGGCTGCGCTGGGCAAGTTTCTGCTCATTGTGGGATTGCTCATCTTCACCTTTGTCGTCATGGTGGGCGGAAATCCCCTGGGAGATCGATTTGGGTTCAGATACTGGAAGGACCCCGGCGCTTTCACCGAGTTGTATTACACTGGTTCCCTTGGCCGCTGGCTGGGCTTCCTTCAGTGCTTGATTCAGGCAAGCTTTACCATTGCTGGACCGGATTACGTTGCCATG GCCGCCGGCGAAGCAGAAAACCCCCGTGTCGTCATGCCCCGCGCCTTCAACGCCGTCTTCTACCGTCTCACCGCtttcttcgtcctcggctCTCTCGCCGTCGGTATTCTCGTCCCTTACAACGACGCCGAGATGGCCCTCGCCTTTTCCTCCGGTGCTcccggcgccgccgcctctccCTACGTTGTCGCCATGAACCGGCTCCGCATCCGCGTCCTCCCCGACATTGTCAACGCCATGGTCCTCACCGCCGCCTTCTCCGCCGGCAACAGCTACGTTTACTGCGCCTCGCGCTCCCTCTACGGTCTGGCGCTCGAGGGCAAGGCCCCCAAGGCGCTGCTCAAGTGCACCCGGTCCGGAGTGCCCATTTACTGTGTCATGATCGTGCTGTGCTTTGGCTTGTTGGCGTTTCTGCAGGTCAGCAACAGCGCGGCCGTGGTGCTCTCGTGGTTCATTAGCTTGATGACGGCTAGCCAGCTGATCAACTATAGCGTCACTTGCACTTCGTATCTGAGGTGGTACGCGGCGCTCAAGGCGCAGGGGGTCAGTAGGGATAAGTTGCCGTACAAGGGGCTTTTCCAGCCCTATGCGGGGTGGTATGGGCTTTGCGGGTGCTTTGTCATGACGTTTGTGGGAGGATATACGGTGTTTTTGCCGGGGCAGTGGAGCGTTGCTACGTTTTTGTTCTC GTACACCATGATTGGGGTTTGTCCTGTGCTCTTTGTGGTGTGGAAGATTGTGAAGAAGACGAAATTCCACAAGGCCGAGGAAATTGACTTGCACAAGAATCTGGACGAAGTGGAGGAGTATCAGGCAAATTATGTGCCAACCCCGTCTAG GAATCGGCTCGAATGGGTTTTGGATTGGCTTTTTGGTTAA